The Sphingobium sp. JS3065 genomic sequence GACGGTGGCCGGCTTACCTCGGATGGCGGTGTTCTACTGCTTGCACAGGCCGAGCGCGCGATGGGGATTTGCCAGCGCCTGGCGGCTTGTATTGCCGATCCGCGCGATCCAGCGCGGGTGATCCATCGCCTGGATGACATTCTGCGTGCCCGTGTGTTCGCGATTGCGTGCGGCTATGAGGATGCCGATGATCTCGATGCTCTGCGCGACGATCCAGGCTTCCGCCTGGCGCTCGGCAAGCTGCCGGAATCGGGCGCGGGGCTGGCCAGCCAACCGACGATGAGCCGGTGGGAAAATGCACCGACTACGCGCGAACTGGCCAGCATGATGGCCGCGATGATCGACATCTACTGCGCCAGCTATCCCGCCCCTCCGACAGCGGTCACGCTGGATATCGACGACACGTGCGACGTCGTGCATGGCTATCAACAGCTCTCGTTCTGGAACGGGCATCATGGGGAGCGCTGCTTCCTACCGATCCATATCTACGACACCGCGACCGGCAGGCCGGTGGCCATGCTGCTGCGCACAGGCAAGACGCCTTCTGGAAAGGAGGCGGCGGGGCACATCCGACGCCTGGTGCGTCACCTGCGCCGTAATTGGCCCGATACCCACATCACTATCCGCGGCGACGGGCACTATGGTCGACCCGAGGTCATGGCCTACTGCGATGCGGCCCGCGTCGATTACGTGTTCGGCCTGCCCACCAATTCAGCGCTGCGCGCCGATCCCGCCATTGTTGCGGTCGCCGATGCCTGCGCGGTCAAGCGCGCCCAGCGTCAGTGTCCCGTCCTGCGCAACTATGCCGAGACCCGCTATGGGGCAAAGACCTGGAAGTGCCAGCGTCGCGTCGTTGCACGGATCGAGGCCAGCACGCTGGGCATGGACATCCGCTATGTCGTCACCTCGTTGGCAACAGGATCGGCCGAGCACATCTACGACACGCTCTACTGCGCGCGTGGTCAGGCCGAGAACCTGATCAAGCGCCACAAGTCCCAGCTCGCCAGCGACCGAACCTCGTGCCGCTCGGCCAATGCCAATCAGATGCGCCTGATACTGCACACTGCCGCATACTGGCTGCTATGGCGCATCCAGCAGGCGATGCCCAGGACCGCTGCTCTGGCAAGCGCGGAGTTTACCACCTTGCGCCTGCGGCTGCTCAAGGTCGCTGCGCGCGTCGTAGAAAGTGCTAGCCGCATCCGCATTGCCTTCGCTTCCGCCTGTCCGGATGCCGACCTGTTCCGCGCCCTCGTTCTCCGGCTGAAGCCTGCGCCGACGTAGCCCATGCGGCAGCGCCGCAGAACTCCGAGCCCAGCCCTTCAACCCGAAAAGCCCATCAATCCGAATGCGGTGAAACAAACGCCAGCGATGCCGGTCGTCCGCGCAATACAGCCAGCCGCAGCAAATGCCCAGAGCGGGCCCGAAACCGAGCGTCGTGAATAAGAGAGGCTAGGTCCCTGTACCCCACCAAGCTTGCCGCCAGTCCCATCAACCAGCAGCCGTTCGGCATCGCGCCAAGGGCGGTCATTCAAGTGCCGCGGTTACTTGGAACCGGACAAAGATGGCTCTGCATTAATTTGCTTTCTGGCGGGTTGAACGCACGGCTGCGTTTAGCTGAGGCTGTCTCGGGTTGCAGGGAGGAGCAAGCTCCATTGTCCGACCGGTTCGATCTTGTCTTTTGACCATATGAGCCATATATATGGCTCATATGAACGAAGGAGAATAATGATGATCGCGGAAGCATGCGGCCTCGCTGACTCGCTCGGGCTAAAGACAGGCCCGCGATCGCCGCTGGCGATCGCGAACCGCATCAAGGCTGGACTCCCGCTCTCCTCGCTAGAGCGGTTGTCGAAGGCGATCGCGCCGGACGACGCTAGCTTCCCGTATCGCTTCGTGCCCCGTGCAACGCTGACGCGGCGCAAAAGCGCCAGCGAGCCAAAGCTCACCGTTGACGAAGGCAATCGTGTCGCGGCCGTCGCCAAGGTCTGGGAATTTGCGATGGAGATCTATCACGACGAGATCAAGGCGCGCGAGTTTCTCTACCGTTCGCACCCAATGCTTGAGGACCAGAGGCCGATTGACGTGGCTACCGACACGG encodes the following:
- a CDS encoding antitoxin Xre/MbcA/ParS toxin-binding domain-containing protein; this translates as MMIAEACGLADSLGLKTGPRSPLAIANRIKAGLPLSSLERLSKAIAPDDASFPYRFVPRATLTRRKSASEPKLTVDEGNRVAAVAKVWEFAMEIYHDEIKAREFLYRSHPMLEDQRPIDVATDTGIGADLVINLLGRAAYGGGA
- a CDS encoding IS1380-like element ISSp1 family transposase, which codes for MNDDIASSFGFPAVGRKKITAAFDGGRLTSDGGVLLLAQAERAMGICQRLAACIADPRDPARVIHRLDDILRARVFAIACGYEDADDLDALRDDPGFRLALGKLPESGAGLASQPTMSRWENAPTTRELASMMAAMIDIYCASYPAPPTAVTLDIDDTCDVVHGYQQLSFWNGHHGERCFLPIHIYDTATGRPVAMLLRTGKTPSGKEAAGHIRRLVRHLRRNWPDTHITIRGDGHYGRPEVMAYCDAARVDYVFGLPTNSALRADPAIVAVADACAVKRAQRQCPVLRNYAETRYGAKTWKCQRRVVARIEASTLGMDIRYVVTSLATGSAEHIYDTLYCARGQAENLIKRHKSQLASDRTSCRSANANQMRLILHTAAYWLLWRIQQAMPRTAALASAEFTTLRLRLLKVAARVVESASRIRIAFASACPDADLFRALVLRLKPAPT